A window of Aythya fuligula isolate bAytFul2 chromosome 22, bAytFul2.pri, whole genome shotgun sequence contains these coding sequences:
- the HYLS1 gene encoding hydrolethalus syndrome protein 1 isoform X1 — protein sequence MQHLSFDCVAGPELLQDPASPAETMENTQGAERYRWATLSYEEQHGSSESWRVPPRCDPYTVATGLKPALPAFAEPPAAPWSPGNSRRLAMKRKVLRRRPDGGVEVSDESVISTWDTSDEVWSLRQKMCQLSTGPEDSLSEGEIETSSSSLEESSLEPHCHQQTPGDGPPFLLRVLQGSPTSQYTATAGPPKSFIPPRLEALGRNRGKTDRVAKYFEYKREWERFHVPGEDQRKDLRWGIREQMLDPAWPPSRPQRTCVPNAYMVPTEKKRAALRWEVRWDLANGLIPRKSTFF from the exons ATGCAGCACTTGAGTTTTGACTGCGTGGCtggcccagagctgctgcag GATCcagccagcccagcagaaaCCATGGAGAACACACAGGGAGCAGAAAGGTATAGATGGGCCACTCTGAGCTATGAGGAGCAGCATGGCAGCAGTGAGAGCTGGAGAGTACCCCCCCGCTGTGACCCCTACACTGTGGCCACGGGGCTGAAGCCAGCCCTTCCTGCATTTGCAGAGCCCCCTGCTGCACCGTGGTCCCCTGGGAACTCAAGAAGGCTGGCAATGAAGAGGAAGGTGCTGAGGCGGAGACCTGATGGAGGAGTTGAGGTCTCTGATGAGTCAGTCATCAGCACATGGGACACCAGTGATGAGGTCTGGAGCCTGAGACAGAAAATGTGTCAGCTGAGCACTGGCCCAGAAGACAGCCTTTCTGAGGGAGAAATTGagacaagcagcagctcccttgAAGAGTCCTCCCTGGAGCCTCACTGTCACCAACAGACCCCTGGGGATGGTCCCCCCTTTCTTCTCAGGGTCCTCCAGGGCTCTCCCACCTCTCAGtacacagccacagcaggaCCGCCCAAGTCCTTCATTCCACCAAGGTTAGAAGCACTGGGCCGAAACCGTGGCAAAACCGATCGGGTTGCCAAGTACTTTGAATACAAGCGAGAGTGGGAGAGGTTCCATGTGCCAGGCGAGGACCAGCGGAAGGATTTGCGCTGGGGCATTCGGGAGCAGATGCTCGACCCGGCCTGGCCTCCCAGCAGGCCACAGCGCACCTGCGTCCCCAATGCCTACATGGTGCCCACAGAGAAGAAGAGAGCTGCCCTGCGCTGGGAGGTGCGCTGGGACCTGGCCAACGGCCTCATCCCTCGAAAAAGCACCTTTTTCTGA
- the RPUSD4 gene encoding mitochondrial RNA pseudouridine synthase RPUSD4: MAASGGALWRRRVAALCRAARSVCGRAAGAERLAGRLRARRREEEEEKKKREVPGNPARRRARELAALQRVHPNVLARVLKQGAVYQDEEVVVLNKPYGLPVHGGPGITNCITDVLPILAKMLENMRAETLHLCHRLDKETTGVMVLARSKEAADRIRLLFKTRQVEKIYWAISVGHPDPAEGIVEIPVVEKEVQSHQPHYKMTLAPNYRLSPEDGKVLKTRKNRSAESAVTRYRILASSSACSLLELQPITGVKHQIRVHLAYGLGCPILGDHKYSHWNKLAPQKLPEITLRRLKLEQSKARHLPLHLHAHRLSLPLGASGGKWIDLVCEPPVFFHRTLRKLELDIDKN, from the exons atggCGGCGAGCGGCGGGGCGCTGTGGCGCCGGCGAGTGGCCGCCCTGTGCCGGGCCGCGCGCTCCGTctgcgggcgggcggcgggggcggaGCGGCTGGCGGGGCGGCTGCGGGCGCGgcggagggaggaggaggaggagaagaagaagcgGGAG GTGCCCGGGAACCCGGCGCGGAGACGGGCCCGAGAGCTGGCCGCGCTGCAGCGGGTGCACCCCAACGTGTTGGCCAGAGTGCTGAAGCAGGGAGCCGTGTACCAGGAcgaggaggtggtggtgctCAACAAGCCCTATGGCCTCCCCGTGCACG GTGGCCCTGGAATTACGAACTGTATCACTGATGTGCTGCCAATTTTGGCCAAGATGCTGGAAAACATGAGAGCTGAAACCCTGCACCTGTGTCATCGGCTGGACAAAGAGACCACAGGTGTCATGGTACTGGCACGGAGCAAGGAGGCAGCAGACAGGATCCGACTCCTCTTCAAAACTCGCCAAGTGGAGAAGATATACTG GGCAATTAGCGTAGGGCACCCTGACCCTGCTGAGGGCATTGTGGAAATCCCCGTGGTAGAGAAGGAGGTGCAGAGCCACCAGCCACACTACAAG ATGACACTGGCTCCAAACTACCGCCTGTCTCCTGAGGATGGGAAGGTGCTGAAAACTCGCAAGAATCGCAGTGCAGAAAGTGCTGTGACACGGTACCGCATTCTGGCTAGCTCAtctgcctgctctctgctggaGCTCCAGCCCATCACAG GAGTGAAGCACCAGATCCGGGTTCACCTGGCCTATGGGTTGGGGTGTCCAATACTGGGGGATCACAAATACTCACACTGGAACAAGCTGGCACCCCAG AAGCTTCCTGAAATCACCCTGAGGAGGCtgaagctggagcagagcaaggCTCGCCACCTCCCCCTGCACCTTCATGCCCACCGCCTCTCCCTGCCACTGGGTGCCAGTGGGGGCAAGTGGATAGACCTCGTTTGTGAGCCACCTGTCTTCTTTCACAGGACATTGAGGAAGCTGGAGCTGGACATTGATAAAAACTAG
- the HYLS1 gene encoding hydrolethalus syndrome protein 1 isoform X2, which yields MENTQGAERYRWATLSYEEQHGSSESWRVPPRCDPYTVATGLKPALPAFAEPPAAPWSPGNSRRLAMKRKVLRRRPDGGVEVSDESVISTWDTSDEVWSLRQKMCQLSTGPEDSLSEGEIETSSSSLEESSLEPHCHQQTPGDGPPFLLRVLQGSPTSQYTATAGPPKSFIPPRLEALGRNRGKTDRVAKYFEYKREWERFHVPGEDQRKDLRWGIREQMLDPAWPPSRPQRTCVPNAYMVPTEKKRAALRWEVRWDLANGLIPRKSTFF from the coding sequence ATGGAGAACACACAGGGAGCAGAAAGGTATAGATGGGCCACTCTGAGCTATGAGGAGCAGCATGGCAGCAGTGAGAGCTGGAGAGTACCCCCCCGCTGTGACCCCTACACTGTGGCCACGGGGCTGAAGCCAGCCCTTCCTGCATTTGCAGAGCCCCCTGCTGCACCGTGGTCCCCTGGGAACTCAAGAAGGCTGGCAATGAAGAGGAAGGTGCTGAGGCGGAGACCTGATGGAGGAGTTGAGGTCTCTGATGAGTCAGTCATCAGCACATGGGACACCAGTGATGAGGTCTGGAGCCTGAGACAGAAAATGTGTCAGCTGAGCACTGGCCCAGAAGACAGCCTTTCTGAGGGAGAAATTGagacaagcagcagctcccttgAAGAGTCCTCCCTGGAGCCTCACTGTCACCAACAGACCCCTGGGGATGGTCCCCCCTTTCTTCTCAGGGTCCTCCAGGGCTCTCCCACCTCTCAGtacacagccacagcaggaCCGCCCAAGTCCTTCATTCCACCAAGGTTAGAAGCACTGGGCCGAAACCGTGGCAAAACCGATCGGGTTGCCAAGTACTTTGAATACAAGCGAGAGTGGGAGAGGTTCCATGTGCCAGGCGAGGACCAGCGGAAGGATTTGCGCTGGGGCATTCGGGAGCAGATGCTCGACCCGGCCTGGCCTCCCAGCAGGCCACAGCGCACCTGCGTCCCCAATGCCTACATGGTGCCCACAGAGAAGAAGAGAGCTGCCCTGCGCTGGGAGGTGCGCTGGGACCTGGCCAACGGCCTCATCCCTCGAAAAAGCACCTTTTTCTGA
- the PUS3 gene encoding LOW QUALITY PROTEIN: tRNA pseudouridine(38/39) synthase (The sequence of the model RefSeq protein was modified relative to this genomic sequence to represent the inferred CDS: deleted 2 bases in 1 codon), whose amino-acid sequence MADGSGATDREQLLKRVQDLEEEVKRLQEKLFEGKESTVAKDTVSASRKHRKQQQRPFDFSAYSRRHVALKIAYLGWGYQGFASQENTSNTIEEKLFEALKKTRLVDDRQTSNYHRCGRTDKGVSAFGQVISLDLRSNLSEGKKLNGCKGNSEGKNSKSEEELCYTHILNRVLPPDIRVLAWSPVEPDFSARFQLPQEPYRYFFPCADLDVALMHSAAQRYVGTHDFRNLCKMDVANGVINFQRTILSAQVMWVDRGAEAGLQDPFRLCQFEVTGQAFLYHQVRCMMAILFLIGQRMESPEIIDELLDVEKNPRKPQYSMAVEFPLVLYDCEFENIQWIYDREVQEFNVTHLQQLWASHAVKTQVLHNMLQGLDAAPVAAGKGPGDVTATVLWGDLKPPVQNQASSFMEGVKARTYKPLLERPKCEGLESRIQHCLRRGRSQAAERAAKRLCTTGGPELASPTSDS is encoded by the exons ATGGCAGATGGGAGTGGGGCTACTGATCGAGAGCAGCTCCTGAAGAGGGTGCAGGacttggaggaggaggtgaagcGACTGCAGGAAAAGCTGTTTGAGGGCAAGGAGAGCACTGTGGCAAAAGACACTGTTTCAGCCTCCAGGAAAcacaggaagcagcagcagcgacCATTTGATTTCAGCGCCTACAGCCGCAGGCACGTGGCACTGAAGATTGCTTACCTCGGCTGGGGGTACCAAGGCTTTGCCAGCCAGGAGAACACCAGCAACACAATTGAAGAGAAGTTGTTCGAAGCCTTGAAGAAGACGCGTCTGGTAGATGACAGACAGACCTCCAACTATCACCGCTGTGGGCGGACAGACAAAGGAGTCAGTGCCTTTGGGCAG GTGATTTCCCTGGATCTCCGCTCAAACCTGTCAGAGGGGAAGAAACTAAATGGTTGCAAGGGTAactcagaagggaaaaacagtAAATCAGAGGAAGAGCTCTGCTACACCCATATTCTGAACAGGGTGCTCCCACCAGATATCCGCGTGCTGGCCTGGTCCCCTGTGGAGCCTGACTTCAGCGCCCGGTTTCAGCTGCCTCAGGAG CCCTACCGCTACTTCTTTCCCTGCGCGGACCTTGACGTGGCCCTCATGCACTCTGCCGCCCAGAGGTATGTGGGGACACATGATTTCCGTAACCTGTGTAAAATGGACGTGGCCAACGGTGTGATCAACTTCCAGAGAACAATTCTCAGCGCCCAGGTGATGTGGGTGGACAGGGGAGCTGAAGCTGGGCTGCAGGACCCTTTTCGACTATGCCAGTTTGAGGTGACAGGACAAGCATTCCTCTACCACCAAGTGCGCTGCATGATGGCCATCCTTTTCCTGATCGGACAGAGGATGGAGAGCCCAGAAATCATTGATGAGCTGCTGGATGTAGAGAAGAATCCCCGAAAACCACAGTACAG CATGGCTGTGGAGTTTCCCCTGGTCCTGTATGACTGTGAGTTTGAGAACATTCAGTGGATCTATGACCGGGAGGTACAGGAGTTCAATGTTacccacctgcagcagctctgggccaGCCACGCAGTCAAAACTCAAGTGCTGCATAACATGTTACAAGGCCTGGATGCTgctcctgtggctgcagggaaag GACCAGGGGATGTCACTGCTACTGTCCTTTGGGGAGATCTGAAACCTCCAGTGCAAAACCAGGCCAGCAGCTTCATGGAAGGCGTCAAAGCCCGTACATACAAGCCCTTACTGGAGCGGCCCAAGTGTGAGGGGCTGGAGTCCCGCATCCAGCACTGCCTGCGGAGGGGCCGCAGCCAGGCTGCTGAGCGGGCTGCCAAGCGGCTCTGCACCACTGGAGGCCCGGAGCTCGCCTCACCAACCAGTGACTCCTGA